A window of Thiocapsa bogorovii genomic DNA:
GAGCATCCCAAGGAGAGAATCCGGATCGGATTGCCCTTCTCGGCTTGGGTCAGGCGCGCCGGCACGAGCCGCTCCACGAGCAGATCGAGATGATCTGGCTCACGGTAGAAATAGGTCTCCTTGACCGTCAGCAAGCTGGTCAGGTGCCCGAGCTCGACCGGATCGGCCGCGACGGATTTCAGGTAGGCGTCGATCGATCCCGCGGCGGTTGCCGTCATCCTGCCCGCGAGGAGGGATCGGAGTCGTTCATCCGCGTCCGGGCCGAAGTGCAGCCCGAGGCGATCCTTGACGAAACCCTTGAAGGACTGGAGGGGCATCAGGCAACCCCGGCGCCGATGGCAGCGCCACAACCAGCCAGCATGCAGAGCTTGTCCGCGATGAGATCGAGCGGCAGCGTCAGCTGCACGCCGCCGGCGAGGATCGCCTCGCGGTTCATCCCGAAGATGACGGAAGTGGCTTCGTCTTGGGCGATGGTTGTCCCGCCGGCCTTCGCGAGCGCGAGCATCCCTTGTGCGCCGTCGCGCCCCATCCCGGTGAGGATCACGCCGACCGCATCGCGCCCGACCTGCGCCGCGACACTTGTCAGCAACCGATCGCAGCTCGGGCGATACACGTCGGACTCGGCGCGCTGCTCCAAGCGGATGCGCCGGCCGGCACCGAGCGTCATGTGGGTGATCGAATCGGCGATATAGACCCGCCCAGGCAGGAGCGCCTCGCCCTCGACGGGGATCTTGACCGGCAGCGCGCAGAGTTGATCCAACCAGTCGGCCATTGCCACGGCAAAGCCATCGGAGATGTGCTGTGCGATCAGAACCGGGGCCGCAAAGTCTGCGGGGAGGTCCGGTAGGATTCGAGCGAGGGCCTGAGGCCCGCCGGTCGAGGAGGCGATGGCAACGACAGGCGAGCCGGGTCGGCTCGGCGGTGTGTCTCTTCGCGTCTCAGGCCAAGCCGAGAGTGTCGGATCGTCGGGCACGTCTTTGACGACGAGTGCGCCGTTGCGGCGGATATGGCGGATCACCGGAATCCGGGCCAGGATGCGCAGGCGCGACGCCAATCCCGCTCCCTCGTCGAAGGTCGGCTTGCGCGCGGCCTCGAGTGCACCGCGTGCCACCGCTGCCATTGCGTTGGCGGCGTCGGCCAGGTCGGAAAGGACCAAGATCGGCACGGCATGACGAGACATGATCTCCTCGATCGCCTGCATCCCGTCCATCTC
This region includes:
- the cheB gene encoding chemotaxis-specific protein-glutamate methyltransferase CheB; protein product: MTEHSRPPVRVLVVDDSRSARSLIRALIETAPGLVVCGEAADGREAVEKTLALKPDVVTMDLQMPEMDGMQAIEEIMSRHAVPILVLSDLADAANAMAAVARGALEAARKPTFDEGAGLASRLRILARIPVIRHIRRNGALVVKDVPDDPTLSAWPETRRDTPPSRPGSPVVAIASSTGGPQALARILPDLPADFAAPVLIAQHISDGFAVAMADWLDQLCALPVKIPVEGEALLPGRVYIADSITHMTLGAGRRIRLEQRAESDVYRPSCDRLLTSVAAQVGRDAVGVILTGMGRDGAQGMLALAKAGGTTIAQDEATSVIFGMNREAILAGGVQLTLPLDLIADKLCMLAGCGAAIGAGVA